Proteins from a genomic interval of Parvivirga hydrogeniphila:
- a CDS encoding energy-coupling factor transporter transmembrane component T family protein has translation MQVLSIGQYVPADSVVHRLDPRTKLGAVALVTIALFSVGRFEAYLVLVALLALAVRSSRLPVRSVLRGIKAVGLILAITLAAHALRWGSVPEGVLHAGPLWLDPAGAVTGAFFALRIVLLVVVTSMLTLTTSPVALADGLERLMRPLALFQVPVGDIAMMLTIALRFIPTTAYEAEQIMLAQAARGARFDQGGPIKRARALVPVLVPLFVNLFRRADELAIAMEARCYASGRRRTRMNELAMRAVDWAVLGALVALCAGLALWM, from the coding sequence ATGCAGGTGCTGAGCATCGGACAGTACGTGCCTGCTGACTCGGTCGTGCACCGTCTCGACCCGCGCACGAAGCTTGGAGCGGTGGCGCTCGTCACCATCGCGCTGTTCAGCGTGGGCCGCTTCGAGGCGTACCTGGTGCTCGTCGCACTGCTCGCGCTTGCCGTGCGGTCATCAAGGCTTCCTGTGCGCTCCGTCTTGCGCGGCATCAAGGCGGTGGGGCTCATCCTCGCCATCACGCTCGCCGCTCACGCGCTCCGCTGGGGAAGCGTTCCTGAGGGCGTCTTGCACGCTGGTCCGCTGTGGCTCGATCCGGCAGGTGCGGTGACGGGCGCCTTCTTCGCTCTGCGGATCGTGCTGCTCGTGGTGGTGACGTCGATGCTCACGCTGACGACGAGCCCCGTCGCGCTCGCCGACGGCCTCGAACGGCTCATGCGCCCGCTTGCCCTGTTCCAAGTGCCGGTCGGCGACATCGCGATGATGCTGACCATCGCGCTGCGGTTCATACCGACCACCGCGTACGAGGCGGAGCAGATCATGCTCGCCCAGGCAGCGCGCGGTGCCCGCTTCGACCAGGGCGGACCGATCAAGCGTGCCCGGGCCCTCGTCCCGGTGCTGGTGCCGCTGTTCGTGAACCTCTTCCGTCGGGCAGACGAGCTTGCGATTGCGATGGAAGCGCGCTGCTACGCGAGCGGCCGACGTCGGACGCGGATGAACGAGCTTGCGATGCGAGCGGTAGACTGGGCGGTGCTGGGGGCGCTCGTGGCGCTCTGCGCTGGGCTCGCGCTGTGGATGTGA
- a CDS encoding ATP-binding cassette domain-containing protein translates to MGLSAADIAVAYNRGTVAEQRALDGVSVQVERGEVVLVVGVTGSGKSTLLKVLAGLLAPGEGSVTIDGSPLPHPPASAVGIVFQNPERQLFGETVLEDVAFGPRMLGAPRPLEVAERALSRVGLDPEAFGARSPFSLSGGEARRVAIAGVLALGADYLLFDEPTVGLDGSGRRAVVDLIRRERQEHGVVVVTHHPDPFLALADRIVALRDGRVVFSGSVEDVVRAPGRYEATGLRLPELLWIQVEALRRGAPLKGVGSTPEEVGRLLLDARRRS, encoded by the coding sequence GTGGGTCTGAGCGCGGCCGACATCGCTGTCGCGTACAACCGCGGCACCGTCGCCGAGCAGCGGGCGCTCGACGGCGTGAGCGTGCAGGTGGAACGCGGCGAGGTCGTGCTGGTCGTCGGCGTCACCGGAAGCGGGAAGTCGACGTTGCTCAAGGTGCTCGCCGGCCTGCTCGCTCCCGGTGAGGGGTCCGTGACGATCGACGGATCTCCGCTGCCTCACCCACCTGCGAGCGCGGTCGGCATCGTCTTCCAGAATCCGGAGCGGCAGCTGTTCGGCGAGACGGTGCTGGAAGATGTCGCGTTCGGGCCGCGCATGCTGGGCGCTCCTCGACCGCTCGAGGTCGCCGAACGCGCGCTTTCGCGGGTCGGCCTCGACCCGGAGGCGTTCGGGGCGCGCTCTCCGTTCTCTCTTTCCGGTGGCGAAGCACGGCGGGTCGCCATCGCCGGAGTGCTCGCGCTCGGCGCCGACTATCTCCTGTTCGATGAGCCGACGGTGGGTCTGGACGGCTCCGGGCGTCGTGCGGTGGTGGACCTGATACGCAGGGAGCGTCAGGAGCACGGCGTCGTGGTGGTCACACACCACCCCGATCCGTTCCTTGCGCTCGCGGACCGCATCGTCGCCCTCCGTGATGGCAGGGTCGTGTTCTCGGGCAGCGTCGAAGACGTGGTGCGAGCGCCTGGGCGCTACGAAGCGACGGGGCTGCGGTTGCCCGAGCTTCTCTGGATCCAGGTCGAAGCGCTCCGGCGCGGCGCTCCCCTGAAAGGCGTCGGCTCGACGCCCGAGGAGGTCGGCAGGCTGCTTCTCGACGCGAGGCGGCGGTCGTGA
- the rpsK gene encoding 30S ribosomal protein S11, giving the protein MAAKKKNVKARLKRSERKNIAVGQAHIKSTFNNTIVSITDPQGNVIAWQSAGTVGFKGSRKSTPFAAQLAAEACAKIAQEHGMRKVSVFVKGPGSGRETAIRSLQAAGLEIASIQDCTPVPHNGCRPRKRRRV; this is encoded by the coding sequence ATGGCGGCCAAGAAGAAGAACGTCAAGGCAAGGCTGAAGCGCAGCGAGCGCAAGAACATCGCTGTCGGCCAGGCCCACATCAAGAGCACGTTCAACAACACGATCGTGAGCATCACGGACCCGCAGGGCAACGTGATCGCCTGGCAGTCCGCAGGCACGGTCGGGTTCAAGGGCTCCCGCAAGTCGACCCCGTTCGCCGCGCAGTTGGCGGCCGAGGCCTGCGCGAAGATCGCGCAGGAGCACGGGATGCGCAAGGTCTCGGTCTTCGTGAAGGGGCCGGGCTCCGGCCGGGAGACCGCGATCCGCTCGCTGCAGGCCGCAGGGCTCGAGATCGCGAGCATCCAGGACTGCACCCCTGTCCCGCACAACGGATGCCGACCGCGCAAGCGTCGGCGCGTCTGA
- the truA gene encoding tRNA pseudouridine(38-40) synthase TruA codes for MTDRTLVLHVSYDGSGFSGFARQPGLRTVQGEIEQALSVIVRRPVKIVGAGRTDAGVHALGQVVSFAETGSEPPLDVLVRSLNALTGEDLVIQSATYAEAGFSARRSALAREYRYLLVPGPVPPLFVRKVAWWVKRPLDLDAMRHAAACLVGEHDFAAFCASESVDKGPTRRRIDLVEIAPGREMGEHVVTVRVVGNAFLHSMVRIIVGSLVEIGVGRREAGWLEEALRSGKREMAGPTAPPHGLTLWHVTYPEDCWL; via the coding sequence ATGACGGACCGGACGCTCGTGCTGCACGTGTCGTACGACGGCTCAGGCTTCAGCGGCTTCGCGCGGCAGCCCGGCCTTCGGACGGTGCAAGGCGAGATCGAGCAGGCGCTCAGCGTGATCGTGCGGCGGCCGGTAAAGATCGTCGGAGCCGGGCGCACCGACGCCGGCGTGCACGCGCTCGGGCAGGTGGTGAGCTTCGCGGAGACAGGATCCGAACCGCCGCTAGACGTGCTCGTCCGCTCCTTGAACGCGCTCACTGGCGAGGATCTCGTCATCCAGTCGGCCACGTACGCAGAGGCCGGATTCAGCGCCCGACGCTCGGCGCTCGCGCGGGAGTACCGATACCTGCTCGTTCCGGGTCCCGTGCCACCGCTCTTCGTGCGGAAGGTCGCGTGGTGGGTGAAGCGTCCGCTGGACCTGGACGCCATGCGACACGCTGCGGCGTGCTTGGTGGGCGAGCACGACTTCGCTGCGTTCTGCGCGTCCGAGTCCGTCGACAAAGGGCCGACGCGACGCCGGATCGACCTGGTGGAGATCGCTCCAGGGCGTGAGATGGGGGAGCATGTCGTCACCGTGCGTGTCGTCGGGAACGCGTTCTTGCACTCGATGGTGCGGATCATCGTGGGCTCGCTCGTGGAGATCGGTGTCGGCCGGCGGGAGGCGGGGTGGCTGGAAGAGGCGCTTCGCAGCGGCAAGCGCGAGATGGCCGGGCCCACGGCGCCGCCGCACGGGCTCACGCTGTGGCACGTCACCTACCCCGAGGACTGCTGGCTGTGA
- the rplM gene encoding 50S ribosomal protein L13, translating to MKTYYAKPGEVEREWLVVDATDIPLGRLASEVASILRGKHKPQYTPHVDVGDFVIVVNADKVRLTGKKLQDKRVFRHSGFPGGLKSMAIGDMLAKRPERVVERAVKGMLPKNTLGRAMGKKLKVYAGPDHPHQAQKPRQITLEV from the coding sequence GTGAAGACCTACTACGCCAAGCCGGGCGAGGTCGAGCGCGAGTGGCTCGTCGTCGACGCCACCGACATCCCGCTCGGGCGGCTCGCCAGCGAAGTCGCCTCGATCCTGAGAGGCAAGCACAAGCCGCAGTACACTCCGCACGTCGACGTCGGCGACTTCGTCATCGTCGTGAACGCGGACAAGGTGCGGCTCACCGGCAAGAAGCTGCAGGACAAGCGCGTGTTCCGGCACTCGGGTTTCCCGGGCGGCCTGAAGTCGATGGCGATCGGCGACATGCTCGCCAAGCGCCCCGAGCGCGTGGTCGAGCGGGCCGTCAAAGGCATGCTCCCGAAGAACACCCTCGGGAGGGCCATGGGCAAGAAGCTCAAGGTGTACGCGGGGCCGGACCATCCGCATCAGGCGCAGAAGCCGCGGCAGATCACCCTGGAGGTCTAA
- a CDS encoding holo-ACP synthase gives MAADAPSISGLGVDIVEIERMRRALERHPRMRERLFSEEERAYCDSRARPEIHYAMRFAAKEAVLKALGMGFSGGIRFTDVEVVRDERGRPVPRLSGRAEEIAREAGVVEMHLSLSYTHLNAVASAVAVTERMRPQPEPRAATSAERLEEAFKEARTVLDDIEG, from the coding sequence GTGGCCGCCGACGCCCCTTCCATCAGCGGACTCGGCGTGGACATCGTCGAGATCGAGCGCATGCGTCGGGCCCTCGAACGCCATCCGAGGATGCGCGAGCGCTTGTTCTCGGAAGAGGAGCGCGCGTACTGCGATTCGCGAGCACGGCCGGAGATCCACTACGCCATGCGGTTCGCGGCAAAAGAGGCCGTCCTCAAGGCGCTCGGCATGGGCTTCTCGGGGGGCATACGCTTCACCGACGTCGAGGTCGTCCGTGACGAACGGGGGCGGCCCGTTCCTCGCCTGTCCGGCCGGGCCGAAGAGATCGCGCGCGAAGCCGGCGTCGTCGAGATGCACCTGTCGCTGAGCTACACGCACCTGAACGCAGTCGCTTCGGCGGTCGCCGTCACCGAGCGCATGCGGCCGCAGCCAGAACCGCGGGCCGCCACCAGCGCGGAGCGGCTGGAGGAGGCGTTCAAAGAAGCGCGCACCGTCCTTGACGACATCGAAGGCTGA
- the rpsI gene encoding 30S ribosomal protein S9 produces MAENKAVYWGTGRRKTSVARVRLMPGTGRIIVNGKEFDDYFGRKTLKTFVLQPFKVTETLGRFDVVANITGGGVSGQVGALRHGIARALLEAGDTYRGELKRAGLLRRDPRMVERKKYGLKKARKRPQFSKR; encoded by the coding sequence ATGGCTGAGAACAAGGCAGTCTACTGGGGCACTGGCCGTCGGAAGACGTCCGTGGCTCGCGTGCGGCTGATGCCGGGCACCGGCCGCATCATCGTGAACGGCAAGGAGTTCGACGACTACTTCGGCCGCAAGACCCTCAAGACGTTCGTGCTCCAGCCGTTCAAGGTCACCGAGACGCTCGGTCGCTTCGACGTGGTGGCGAACATCACGGGCGGCGGCGTGAGCGGTCAGGTCGGCGCCCTTCGGCACGGCATCGCCCGTGCGCTTCTCGAGGCCGGCGACACGTATCGCGGCGAGCTCAAGCGCGCCGGGCTGCTGCGCCGCGACCCGCGCATGGTCGAGCGCAAGAAGTACGGCCTGAAGAAGGCGCGCAAGCGCCCGCAGTTCTCGAAGCGCTAG
- the glmM gene encoding phosphoglucosamine mutase, which produces MGRLFGTDGVRGVANAELTPELAFKIGEAASRFLAKKGSGTIVVGTDTRRSADMLEAAVVAGICAGGADALRLGVVPTPAVAYLARSMEADGGVVISASHNPAEYNGIKLFDRDGFKLPDEIEDEIEEFLVAERPAADRPVGARVGRAYAVPDAQARYVSHAIDTIGGDLVGLTIAVDCGHGAASFTTVKALRDLGAIVHAVNCDSTGLDINAGCGSTHMDVISDLVRAHEVDFGIAHDGDADRVLAVDGSGAVVDGDQIMAIAAVHMKQQGRLAGDLLVATVMSNLGLEVAMREHGIAVLKTKVGDRYVIDQMRASGAVLGGEQSGHIIFMEHTTTGDGLITALQLASIVKSTDTPLSELRTVMRRYPQVLLNVPVADKALLASSTAVHDAVHDAERRLGEHGRVLVRPSGTEPLVRVMVEAAEEQVAREIAASIAEVVRTELG; this is translated from the coding sequence ATGGGACGACTGTTCGGGACGGACGGCGTGCGGGGCGTGGCGAATGCCGAGCTGACGCCGGAGCTCGCGTTCAAGATCGGCGAAGCGGCGAGCAGGTTCCTCGCCAAGAAGGGGTCGGGGACTATCGTGGTCGGCACGGACACCCGGCGGAGCGCCGACATGCTCGAAGCGGCGGTCGTGGCGGGCATCTGTGCGGGCGGTGCGGATGCGCTCCGGCTCGGCGTGGTGCCGACGCCTGCGGTCGCGTATCTCGCGAGAAGCATGGAAGCGGACGGCGGCGTCGTCATCTCGGCATCGCACAACCCGGCAGAGTACAACGGCATCAAGCTCTTCGATCGCGACGGGTTCAAGCTTCCCGACGAGATCGAAGACGAGATCGAAGAGTTCCTCGTCGCCGAGCGGCCGGCTGCCGACCGACCAGTCGGCGCGCGCGTCGGGCGCGCCTACGCCGTCCCGGACGCTCAGGCCCGCTACGTCTCGCACGCCATCGACACGATCGGCGGCGATCTCGTCGGGCTCACTATCGCAGTGGACTGCGGGCACGGCGCCGCGTCGTTCACCACAGTCAAAGCGCTGCGCGACCTCGGCGCCATTGTGCACGCGGTGAACTGCGACTCGACCGGGCTCGACATCAACGCTGGGTGCGGCTCGACGCACATGGACGTCATCAGCGACCTGGTGCGTGCACACGAGGTCGACTTCGGGATCGCGCACGACGGCGATGCGGATCGGGTGCTCGCGGTCGACGGGAGCGGGGCCGTGGTCGACGGAGACCAGATCATGGCCATCGCCGCAGTCCACATGAAGCAGCAGGGCCGGCTCGCGGGAGACCTGCTCGTTGCAACGGTCATGAGCAACCTTGGGCTCGAGGTCGCGATGCGCGAGCACGGCATCGCCGTGCTCAAGACCAAGGTCGGCGACCGCTACGTGATCGACCAGATGCGTGCGAGCGGAGCCGTGCTCGGCGGCGAGCAGTCAGGCCACATCATCTTCATGGAGCACACCACGACAGGCGACGGTCTCATCACCGCGCTGCAGCTCGCGTCCATCGTCAAGTCCACCGACACGCCGCTTTCTGAGCTGCGGACCGTCATGCGACGGTACCCGCAGGTTCTCCTGAACGTGCCGGTCGCGGACAAGGCGCTGCTCGCGAGCAGCACCGCCGTGCACGATGCGGTGCACGATGCGGAGCGCCGTCTCGGGGAACACGGTCGCGTGCTCGTGCGTCCGTCGGGCACCGAGCCGCTCGTCCGCGTCATGGTGGAGGCGGCCGAGGAGCAGGTGGCACGCGAGATCGCTGCGTCGATCGCCGAGGTGGTCCGTACCGAGCTCGGCTGA
- the rplQ gene encoding 50S ribosomal protein L17: protein MRHAKKGRKLGTDASHTEAMLRSLAIALLTHERIKTTETRAKEVRELVDRIIGWGKRGDLHARRLALAELKDRALVHKVFAEIAPRYAERPGGYTRIYRIGPRKGDAAPMVILELVD from the coding sequence ATGAGACACGCGAAGAAGGGGCGGAAGCTCGGCACCGATGCCAGCCACACCGAAGCGATGCTTCGGAGCCTGGCGATCGCCTTGCTGACGCACGAGCGCATCAAGACCACCGAGACGCGTGCCAAGGAGGTGCGCGAACTCGTCGATAGGATCATCGGGTGGGGCAAGCGTGGCGATCTGCACGCACGCCGCCTCGCTCTGGCGGAGCTCAAGGACCGTGCGCTGGTGCACAAGGTGTTCGCCGAGATCGCGCCGCGCTACGCGGAGCGCCCTGGTGGATACACGCGTATCTACCGCATCGGTCCGCGCAAGGGCGACGCTGCGCCCATGGTGATACTCGAGCTCGTCGACTGA
- the rpsD gene encoding 30S ribosomal protein S4, with product MARYSGADCRLCRREGIKLFLKGDRCYSDKCAMERRPYPPGMAGKKRPRDSEYRLQLREKQKAKRIYGLLEKQFRNYYKLATRMPGITGENLLRLLETRLDNVVYRLGFAASRDEARQMVRHGHFLVDGRRVDIPSYRVKPGQTIAVSPKAKDLTVIKAALISSSKMEIPAWLEVDMEKLQGKILSLPSREQIDAPVREQLIVELYSK from the coding sequence ATGGCACGTTACTCAGGGGCGGACTGCAGGCTGTGCCGCCGCGAAGGCATCAAGCTCTTCTTGAAGGGCGATCGCTGCTACAGCGACAAGTGCGCCATGGAGCGCCGGCCGTACCCGCCGGGCATGGCGGGCAAGAAGCGCCCTCGTGACAGCGAATATCGTCTGCAGCTCCGCGAGAAGCAGAAGGCGAAGCGCATCTACGGGCTGCTCGAGAAGCAGTTCCGGAACTATTACAAGCTTGCCACGCGGATGCCGGGCATCACGGGCGAGAACCTGCTGCGTCTGCTCGAGACGCGGCTGGACAACGTCGTGTACCGCCTCGGCTTTGCCGCGTCGCGCGATGAAGCACGGCAGATGGTGCGCCACGGCCACTTCCTCGTCGATGGCCGCCGGGTCGACATCCCGTCGTACCGGGTAAAGCCCGGCCAGACGATCGCCGTCTCGCCGAAGGCGAAGGACCTGACCGTCATCAAGGCCGCGTTGATCTCGTCGTCGAAGATGGAGATCCCGGCCTGGCTCGAAGTCGACATGGAGAAGCTCCAGGGCAAGATCCTGTCGCTTCCGTCGCGCGAGCAGATCGATGCACCCGTCCGCGAGCAGCTCATCGTCGAGCTGTACTCGAAGTAG
- the glmS gene encoding glutamine--fructose-6-phosphate transaminase (isomerizing): MCGIVGYTGPRQACGVLLGGLTRLEYRGYDSAGVAVVSDGEMALVRRVGKLENLKAAVAGDPVVGTAGIGHTRWATHGAPTEDNAHPHRDCSGRLAIVHNGIIENFAELRTELAAAGHAIRSETDTEVVAHLIEALYEGDLVAAVQKATARLHGSYAIAAVHLDHPDLLVAARKDSPLIIGLGDGENIVASDIPAVLEHTRRVAVLHDGQVAVVTPERVTVHDASGAEVEPEVMVVEWDLDAAEKGGYEDFMLKEIFEQPKALRETLRGRVGEDGRIQMSELQMSDEELAAIERVFIVACGTSYHAGLVAKLLIEQWARVPVEVDVSSEFRYRDPIVDRNTLVVAITQSGETADTLAGVREARERGARVFAVTNVVGSRVTREADGVIYTHAGPEIGVAATKTFTAQIAALSVLALRLAQARATLEPEQVASLWAELATVPDVVEAILADAQDIEACAREYTQAVSSLFLGRGMGVPVAMEGALKLKEISYIHAEAYPAGEMKHGPIALITPDVPVVVVATQGHTYEKVVSNIQEVRARGARVIAVATYGDEAIRSYAEHVLWIPQVSEALSAIPAAVPLQLLAYHIAKLRGCNVDQPRNLAKSVTVE; this comes from the coding sequence ATGTGCGGAATCGTGGGCTACACCGGCCCCCGGCAAGCGTGTGGCGTACTGCTCGGCGGCCTGACGCGGCTCGAGTACCGCGGATACGACTCTGCGGGCGTGGCCGTGGTGAGCGACGGCGAGATGGCGCTCGTCCGGCGTGTCGGGAAGCTCGAGAACCTCAAGGCGGCGGTGGCAGGCGATCCAGTCGTCGGCACCGCTGGCATCGGCCACACCCGGTGGGCCACTCACGGCGCTCCGACGGAGGACAACGCGCACCCGCACCGGGACTGCTCCGGCCGTCTTGCGATCGTCCACAACGGCATCATCGAGAACTTCGCTGAGCTGCGCACCGAGCTCGCCGCCGCAGGGCACGCGATCCGCTCCGAGACCGACACCGAGGTGGTCGCGCACCTGATCGAGGCGCTGTACGAGGGCGACCTGGTGGCGGCGGTGCAGAAGGCCACCGCCCGGTTGCACGGCAGTTACGCGATCGCGGCCGTCCACCTCGATCACCCGGACCTTCTCGTGGCCGCCCGCAAGGACTCGCCGCTCATCATCGGTCTGGGCGACGGCGAGAACATCGTTGCGAGCGACATCCCCGCGGTCCTCGAGCACACGCGCCGCGTCGCGGTCCTGCACGACGGCCAGGTAGCGGTCGTCACGCCGGAGCGTGTGACGGTGCACGACGCGTCTGGGGCGGAAGTCGAGCCTGAGGTGATGGTCGTCGAGTGGGACCTCGATGCTGCCGAGAAGGGCGGCTACGAAGACTTCATGCTCAAGGAGATCTTCGAGCAGCCGAAAGCGTTGCGCGAGACGCTGCGTGGGCGCGTCGGCGAAGACGGGCGCATCCAGATGTCCGAGCTGCAGATGAGCGACGAAGAGCTCGCCGCGATCGAGCGGGTGTTCATCGTCGCCTGCGGCACCTCGTATCACGCAGGGCTGGTGGCGAAGCTGCTCATCGAGCAGTGGGCGCGCGTGCCCGTCGAGGTGGACGTGTCGAGCGAGTTCCGGTATCGCGACCCGATCGTGGACAGGAACACGCTCGTCGTCGCCATCACGCAGTCGGGCGAGACGGCCGATACGCTCGCTGGAGTCCGTGAGGCGCGCGAGCGCGGCGCGCGGGTGTTCGCGGTGACGAACGTGGTCGGCAGCCGCGTCACGCGGGAGGCCGACGGCGTCATCTACACGCACGCAGGTCCGGAGATCGGAGTCGCTGCGACCAAGACGTTCACGGCACAGATCGCCGCGCTTTCGGTCCTCGCGCTCAGGCTCGCTCAGGCCAGAGCGACGCTCGAGCCAGAGCAGGTCGCGTCGCTGTGGGCGGAGCTCGCGACCGTTCCTGACGTCGTGGAAGCGATACTGGCCGATGCGCAGGACATCGAGGCGTGCGCACGCGAATACACGCAGGCCGTGTCCTCGCTCTTCTTGGGGCGCGGGATGGGTGTGCCCGTTGCGATGGAAGGCGCGCTCAAGCTCAAGGAGATCAGCTACATCCACGCGGAAGCGTACCCCGCCGGCGAGATGAAGCACGGCCCGATCGCGCTCATCACGCCAGATGTGCCGGTAGTCGTCGTGGCGACGCAGGGGCACACGTATGAGAAGGTCGTCAGCAACATCCAGGAAGTCCGTGCGCGCGGCGCTCGCGTCATCGCCGTGGCGACCTACGGCGATGAGGCGATCCGGTCGTACGCCGAGCACGTCCTGTGGATCCCGCAGGTGAGCGAGGCGCTGTCTGCGATTCCCGCTGCTGTGCCGCTTCAGCTGCTCGCGTATCACATCGCCAAGCTGCGCGGCTGCAATGTCGATCAGCCCCGCAACCTGGCGAAGTCCGTGACCGTGGAGTGA
- a CDS encoding ATP-binding cassette domain-containing protein, whose translation MIVFEAVSFSYRDDGPPAVSGVDVSISEGERVALVGPNGSGKSTIALLSNGILLPSQGRVLVDGHDTADESALDVVRATVGLVLQNPDNQIVGATVEEDVAFGPENLALPSEEIRRRVAAAIEAVGLQGLERREPHTLSEGQKQRLAIAGALAMQPSYLVMDEPTAMLDPAGRESVLAAMERFHRQRRTIVHITHDASEIALCDRVIGLREGKVVYDEDAESLLKDAETMQTLDVQPSPALEVARMLAAGGVDVPLEADASRLVDALWV comes from the coding sequence GTGATCGTCTTCGAAGCAGTCTCGTTCTCGTACCGGGACGATGGCCCGCCGGCCGTCTCGGGTGTCGACGTGAGCATCAGCGAGGGGGAGCGAGTTGCCCTCGTGGGGCCCAACGGGTCCGGCAAGTCCACGATCGCGCTGCTCAGCAACGGCATCCTTCTCCCGAGCCAGGGCCGAGTGCTGGTGGACGGGCACGACACGGCCGACGAAAGCGCGCTCGACGTCGTCCGTGCGACGGTCGGGCTGGTGCTGCAGAACCCGGACAACCAGATCGTGGGCGCTACGGTCGAGGAGGACGTCGCGTTCGGTCCCGAGAATCTGGCGCTGCCCTCGGAGGAGATCCGCCGCAGGGTGGCCGCCGCGATCGAGGCGGTGGGGCTCCAGGGCCTCGAGCGACGCGAGCCGCACACCCTGTCTGAAGGCCAGAAGCAACGGCTGGCCATCGCGGGGGCGCTCGCGATGCAGCCTTCGTACCTGGTGATGGACGAGCCGACCGCGATGCTGGATCCGGCTGGACGCGAAAGCGTGCTTGCCGCGATGGAACGCTTCCATCGCCAACGGCGCACCATCGTGCACATCACACACGATGCATCGGAGATCGCGTTGTGCGACCGCGTCATCGGGCTGCGCGAGGGCAAGGTCGTATACGACGAAGACGCCGAGTCGCTGCTGAAGGACGCTGAGACGATGCAGACCCTCGACGTCCAGCCGTCTCCGGCGCTTGAGGTGGCGCGCATGCTCGCAGCCGGAGGCGTCGACGTCCCGCTCGAGGCCGACGCGTCGAGGTTGGTGGACGCGCTGTGGGTCTGA
- the rpsM gene encoding 30S ribosomal protein S13 encodes MARIEGVDLPREKRIEIALTYIYGIGLTTSQKILRETGVNPDTRVRNLTEEEIVRLREYIDRNLKVEGDLRREVGQNIKRLMEIGCYRGLRHRKGLPVRGQRTHTNARTRKGPRRQIGAKKKGK; translated from the coding sequence ACGTATCGAAGGTGTCGACCTCCCGCGCGAGAAGCGCATCGAGATCGCGTTGACCTACATCTACGGCATCGGCCTCACGACCAGCCAGAAGATCCTCCGTGAGACCGGCGTCAATCCGGACACCCGCGTCCGGAACCTCACCGAAGAAGAGATCGTCCGGCTTCGCGAGTACATCGACCGGAACCTGAAGGTCGAGGGCGACCTGCGCCGCGAGGTCGGGCAGAACATCAAGCGCCTGATGGAGATCGGGTGCTACCGGGGACTGCGGCATCGCAAGGGCCTTCCCGTGCGCGGCCAGCGGACGCACACCAATGCGCGCACGCGCAAGGGTCCCCGGCGTCAGATCGGTGCGAAGAAGAAGGGCAAGTAG
- a CDS encoding DNA-directed RNA polymerase subunit alpha encodes MTDFMRPQVSVDVIDERTARYVVEPLERGYGYTLGNSLRRVLLSSLQGAAATSIRIEGVQHEFATIDGVREDVTDIVLNVKGLVFRATGIGAGEGVATLDVTGPAAVTGADLKVPAEFELVNPEHPIATLEKGARLEMSVRIGIGRGYVSADRNKRADDPIGVITVDSLFSPVARCAYVVENTRVGQRTDYDKLILEVETNGAVDPAEAVASAARIVTEHMRLFVEQAGGDMPEEGIFSSGKGESDSKLDLPIEELDLSMRSYNCLKRQGVNTVGQLVACSEADLLNIRNFGAKSIEEVKDKLQAIGLSLAD; translated from the coding sequence ATGACAGACTTCATGAGGCCCCAGGTGTCGGTCGACGTCATCGACGAGCGCACCGCTCGTTACGTCGTCGAGCCGCTGGAGCGCGGGTACGGGTACACGCTCGGCAACTCGTTGCGTCGCGTGCTGCTGTCGTCGCTTCAGGGTGCGGCGGCCACGTCGATCCGCATCGAGGGCGTGCAGCACGAGTTCGCGACGATCGACGGCGTCCGCGAGGACGTCACCGACATCGTCCTGAACGTCAAGGGCCTGGTGTTCCGCGCGACCGGCATCGGCGCAGGCGAGGGCGTGGCAACGCTCGACGTCACCGGACCGGCGGCCGTCACCGGCGCCGACCTCAAGGTCCCAGCGGAGTTCGAGCTCGTGAATCCCGAGCATCCGATCGCGACGCTTGAGAAGGGCGCTCGCCTCGAGATGAGCGTCCGCATCGGCATCGGAAGAGGCTACGTGAGCGCCGACCGCAACAAGCGGGCCGACGATCCCATCGGCGTCATCACCGTCGACTCGCTGTTCAGCCCGGTCGCGAGGTGCGCGTACGTCGTCGAGAATACGCGTGTCGGTCAGCGCACCGACTACGACAAGCTCATCCTGGAGGTCGAGACGAACGGCGCGGTGGATCCGGCGGAAGCCGTGGCCAGCGCGGCACGCATCGTCACCGAGCACATGCGCCTGTTCGTCGAACAGGCAGGCGGAGACATGCCGGAGGAGGGCATCTTCTCGTCTGGTAAGGGCGAGTCCGACAGCAAGCTCGACCTGCCTATCGAGGAGCTCGATCTCTCTATGCGGTCGTACAACTGCCTGAAGCGCCAGGGCGTCAACACAGTCGGGCAGCTCGTGGCGTGCAGCGAGGCCGACCTCTTGAACATCAGGAACTTCGGCGCGAAGTCCATCGAGGAAGTCAAAGACAAGCTCCAGGCCATCGGTCTGAGCCTTGCCGACTAG